One Hevea brasiliensis isolate MT/VB/25A 57/8 chromosome 5, ASM3005281v1, whole genome shotgun sequence genomic region harbors:
- the LOC110665885 gene encoding protein S40-4, whose protein sequence is MAFHAKRESNFIFLTPDGDFHPLNAPENLFEFDEADVWNNSNNSSAVSQLEAKKIAPSSRPSRKGGRNMVVERTSRPVTCAASLPVNIPDWSKIYREDHYRRHHKDDDQDQDSDYYGDDHGGDDEDARIPPHEYLARRRGASFSVHEGIGRTLKGRDLRQVRNAIWKIVGFED, encoded by the coding sequence ATGGCATTCCATGCGAAAAGAGAGAGTAACTTCATTTTTTTAACCCCAGATGGTGATTTTCATCCTCTGAATGCTCCTGAGAATCTTTTCGAATTTGATGAGGCTGATGTTTGGAACAATAGTAATAATTCTAGTGCTGTGTCACAATTGGAGGCCAAGAAAATCGCACCCAGTTCGCGTCCATCAAGAAAAGGTGGCAGAAATATGGTGGTGGAAAGGACTAGCCGGCCGGTGACCTGCGCTGCATCTCTTCCAGTGAACATACCAGATTGGTCCAAGATTTATAGGGAAGATCACTACAGAAGGCATCATAAAGATGATGATCAAGATCAAGATAGTGACTATTATGGTGATGATCATGGTGGTGATGACGAAGATGCAAGGATTCCTCCCCATGAATATTTAGCAAGGAGGAGAGGGGCTTCTTTTTCTGTTCATGAAGGGATAGGGAGAACATTGAAAGGAAGAGACTTGAGGCAGGTGAGAAATGCAATTTGGAAGATAGTTGGGTTTGAAGATTAG